The Hemibagrus wyckioides isolate EC202008001 linkage group LG10, SWU_Hwy_1.0, whole genome shotgun sequence genome includes a window with the following:
- the rassf10b gene encoding ras association domain-containing protein 10, whose product MEAEESKISVWVCREEKLVSGLSKRTTCADVIKVLLEEQNLHGRTSASARSYCIVEKWRGFERVLPNKTKILRLWNAWGDEQEYVRFVLVKQDASLGSSAPRSAEARLVPSRQNLCAREGTVRQATMALSPEKQRRVVRKAFRKLERINKRRAREQCKDAERMETLVHLVVSQDHTIRQQVERIQELDREIELYEAKVHLDRVRAHGANYVQETYMVEGAASRHPCPSNGEQTLAQLEEYVRKCEEVIRLQEDLTDRQVLLDSITRDIQEELNQRWMKRRQEANKDFENDSTLRVINQTWEINACEMPPTVDMLLEDDLLLEEERIRTQLDASLYIGLRLNTDLETSRNDLDLVQEIWRARDKELRDLLEKVDSLDLEEEEEEEEEEEEEERCDMLKDTDRVDEDTASGHGAWVEQARGLAAKACSTNDDDSDTGLSSMHSQDSDISPVFESLV is encoded by the coding sequence ATGGAGGCTGAAGAAAGCAAAATTTCCGTGTGGGTTTGTCGGGAGGAGAAGCTCGTGTCGGGATTGTCTAAACGCACCACGTGTGCGGACGTTATCAAAGTCCTGCTGGAGGAACAAAACTTGCACGGGCGCACGTCCGCGTCAGCGCGCTCTTACTGCATTGTGGAGAAGTGGCGCGGGTTCGAGCGCGTTTTGCCCAACAAGACCAAAATCCTGCGCTTGTGGAATGCATGGGGTGATGAGCAGGAATATGTCCGCTTCGTACTCGTCAAGCAGGACGCGTCTTTGGGCAGCAGCGCGCCACGAAGTGCCGAGGCGCGACTCGTGCCTAGCCGGCAAAACCTGTGCGCGCGGGAGGGTACCGTGCGCCAAGCTACCATGGCCCTGTCGCCCGAGAAGCAACGGCGCGTGGTCCGAAAGGCGTTCAGAAAGTTGGAGCGGATCAATAAGAGGCGCGCGCGGGAGCAGTGCAAGGATGCAGAGAGAATGGAGACCCTTGTGCATCTGGTGGTCTCGCAGGACCACACCATCAGGCAGCAGGTGGAGCGCATCCAAGAGCTGGACCGCGAGATAGAACTCTATGAGGCTAAGGTACACCTGGACAGGGTAAGGGCACATGGTGCCAACTACGTCCAGGAGACCTACATGGTAGAAGGAGCTGCATCCAGGCATCCGTGCCCCAGTAATGGAGAACAGACGCTGGCTCAGTTGGAGGAGTACGTCCGAAAGTGTGAGGAGGTGATCAGGCTGCAGGAGGATCTTACTGATCGCCAGGTTCTGCTGGACAGCATCACCAGAGATATCCAGGAGGAGCTAAACCAGAGATGGATGAAGCGGAGACAGGAGGCTAATAAGGATTTTGAAAACGATAGCACACTCAGGGTTATAAATCAAACGTGGGAGATAAATGCATGTGAAATGCCTCCAACGGTGGACATGTTACTTGAGGACGATCTGCTCTTGGAGGAGGAGCGGATTAGGACTCAACTGGACGCGAGCCTGTACATCGGCCTGAGACTCAATACGGATTTAGAAACTTCTAGAAATGATCTGGACTTGGTGCAGGAGATCTGGAGGGCAAGAGATAAAGAACTGAGGGATTTGCTTGAAAAAGTGGACTCTCTTGAtttagaggaagaggaggaagaagaagaggaggaggaggaggaggaaaggtGCGACATGCTTAAGGACACTGATAGAGTGGATGAAGACACAGCGAGTGGGCATGGTGCATGGGTCGAACAGGCCAGAGGACTTGCTGCTAAAGCGTGTAGCACTAATGATGACGATTCAGACACTGGACTCAGTTCCATGCACAGCCAGGACTCGGACATTTCCCCTGTTTTCGAGTCTCTTGTATAG